A window of the Polaribacter batillariae genome harbors these coding sequences:
- a CDS encoding deoxyhypusine synthase family protein: MSKPITNFIEKYFLHFNAAALVDAAKGYEAQLNKGSKMLVSLAGAMSTAELGKIFAEIIRQDKVQIVSCTGANLEEDVMNLVAHSHYKRVPNYRDLTPQDEWNLLEKGLNRVTDTCIPEEEAFRRIQQHIVKIWKEAEAKGERYLPHEYMYKLLLSGVLEQYYEIDIKDSWMYAAAEKNLPIICPGWEDSTMGNIFASYVLKGELKANTVKSGIEYMTFLADWYTANSENGIGFFQIGGGIAGDFPICVVPMLYQDMEKPETPFWSYFCQISDSTTSYGSYSGAVPNEKITWGKLDIDTPKFIIESDATIVAPLIFAYLLEM, translated from the coding sequence ATGAGCAAACCAATTACAAATTTTATAGAAAAGTATTTCTTACACTTTAATGCAGCAGCTTTAGTAGATGCTGCCAAGGGTTATGAAGCACAACTAAACAAAGGTTCTAAAATGCTAGTTTCTTTAGCGGGGGCAATGAGTACAGCAGAATTAGGGAAAATTTTTGCAGAAATAATTCGCCAAGATAAAGTACAAATAGTTTCTTGTACAGGTGCCAATTTAGAAGAAGATGTGATGAATTTAGTAGCACATTCTCACTACAAACGCGTACCAAATTATAGAGATTTAACGCCACAAGACGAGTGGAATTTGTTAGAAAAAGGCTTAAATAGAGTTACAGATACTTGTATTCCAGAAGAAGAAGCGTTTCGAAGAATACAACAACATATTGTAAAAATATGGAAAGAGGCAGAAGCAAAAGGAGAACGTTATTTACCACACGAATACATGTATAAATTATTGCTTTCTGGCGTTTTAGAGCAGTATTACGAGATTGATATTAAAGATTCTTGGATGTATGCTGCCGCAGAAAAAAACTTGCCAATTATTTGTCCTGGTTGGGAAGATTCTACCATGGGCAACATTTTTGCTTCTTATGTTTTAAAAGGAGAATTAAAAGCAAATACTGTAAAATCTGGTATTGAATACATGACATTTTTAGCAGATTGGTACACAGCGAATTCCGAAAACGGCATTGGTTTTTTTCAAATAGGAGGAGGAATTGCAGGAGATTTTCCAATTTGTGTAGTGCCAATGTTGTATCAAGATATGGAAAAACCAGAAACACCATTTTGGAGCTATTTTTGTCAGATTTCCGATTCTACCACAAGTTATGGTTCGTATTCTGGAGCAGTGCCTAATGAGAAAATTACTTGGGGAAAATTAGACATAGACACTCCAAAATTTATTATAGAGAGCGATGCAACCATTGTTGCGCCTCTTATTTTTGCTTATTTATTAGAAATGTAA
- a CDS encoding DEAD/DEAH box helicase codes for MAETNTSQTIIGKELYGYQKDALQEIFKRFETAPQDYHLLYQLPTGGGKTVIFSEIVRRYIETFKKKVLVLTHRIELSKQTSKMLDEFGVDNKIINSTAKLDDQNEYMCFVAMVETLKNRLNDDKLDISDIGLVIVDEAHYNSFTKIFKFFDQSFILGVTATPLSSNIKLPMYENYQELYVGEAIHQLIESGYLAKANMYSYNVGLTSLEVGANGDYTVKSSEDLYTNTNMLTKLVNAYEETAKGKKTLIFNNGINTSIQVFHAFKKAGYPIAHLDNTNTKKERELILRWFHKTPNAIITSVSILTTGFDEPSIEAIILNRATKSLTLYYQMIGRGSRIFGDKTTFDVIDLGNNFYRFGPWGADLDWQKMFRAPDYYLDAILSDEEIESTFRYELPADIKKEFANSTDTYFDMKKVYIETIKAGESSKRVLEKSIVHHAKMCIENSEDVFDALILAKKLGEEIDDRINRYAKCISKSTHNFVTWLKDDYRKKLNAYLRENFDKDFEKIHGHPPIEE; via the coding sequence TTGGCAGAAACAAACACTTCACAAACAATTATAGGTAAAGAATTATACGGATATCAAAAAGATGCACTTCAAGAGATTTTTAAACGCTTCGAAACAGCTCCTCAAGATTATCATTTATTATATCAATTACCAACTGGAGGTGGAAAAACGGTAATTTTTTCTGAAATTGTTAGGCGTTATATCGAAACTTTTAAAAAGAAAGTTTTAGTTTTAACACACAGAATTGAACTAAGCAAGCAAACCTCTAAAATGTTAGATGAGTTTGGTGTTGACAATAAAATAATTAATAGTACCGCAAAACTAGACGATCAAAACGAATACATGTGTTTTGTGGCGATGGTAGAAACCTTAAAAAATAGGTTAAATGACGATAAATTAGATATTTCTGATATCGGTTTGGTAATTGTAGATGAAGCCCATTACAATTCTTTTACAAAAATTTTTAAGTTTTTCGACCAATCTTTTATTCTTGGGGTAACAGCAACACCTTTAAGCTCTAACATTAAATTACCAATGTATGAAAATTATCAAGAATTATATGTTGGAGAAGCCATTCATCAATTAATAGAAAGTGGTTACTTAGCGAAAGCAAATATGTATTCTTATAATGTAGGTTTAACTTCGTTAGAAGTTGGTGCCAATGGAGATTATACCGTAAAATCTTCCGAAGATTTATACACAAATACAAACATGCTTACCAAATTAGTAAATGCCTATGAAGAAACTGCAAAAGGAAAAAAAACGTTAATTTTTAACAACGGAATTAATACCTCTATTCAAGTTTTTCATGCATTTAAAAAAGCAGGATACCCAATTGCACATTTAGACAATACCAATACAAAAAAAGAACGCGAACTTATTTTAAGATGGTTTCATAAAACACCAAATGCCATTATAACCTCTGTAAGTATTTTAACCACTGGTTTTGACGAACCAAGTATCGAAGCAATTATCTTAAACAGAGCAACAAAATCGTTAACCTTATACTATCAAATGATTGGACGTGGCTCTCGTATTTTTGGAGATAAAACAACCTTCGATGTAATTGATTTAGGAAATAATTTCTACAGATTTGGACCTTGGGGAGCAGATTTAGACTGGCAAAAAATGTTTAGAGCACCAGATTATTATTTAGATGCCATTCTTTCTGATGAAGAAATAGAAAGTACTTTTAGATACGAATTGCCTGCAGATATTAAAAAAGAATTCGCGAATTCTACAGATACATATTTCGATATGAAAAAGGTGTATATAGAAACAATTAAAGCAGGAGAATCTTCGAAAAGAGTATTAGAAAAATCGATTGTACACCATGCAAAAATGTGTATCGAAAATAGCGAAGATGTTTTTGATGCCTTAATTCTAGCAAAAAAATTAGGAGAAGAAATTGACGATCGAATTAATAGATACGCAAAATGCATCTCTAAAAGTACACACAATTTTGTAACTTGGTTAAAAGACGATTACAGAAAAAAATTAAATGCTTATTTACGAGAAAATTTCGATAAAGATTTCGAAAAAATTCACGGTCATCCACCAATCGAAGAATAA
- a CDS encoding DinB family protein, whose translation MIPKNEYHPYFEQYIQLVSKDGKTILENLRDSQKTFDTLLRSLPKEKHPFSYAEGKWTLKELIQHIIDTERIFCYRALCFARNDATSLLGFDQDVFVKYGNANQLDYFDLLDEMAILRKSTIQLYKNFSKEALLRKGIASGNEISVRALGYLFSGHQLHHFNIIKERYL comes from the coding sequence ATGATTCCTAAAAATGAATACCATCCATATTTCGAGCAATACATTCAACTTGTTTCTAAAGATGGCAAAACTATTCTTGAAAATTTAAGAGATTCTCAAAAAACTTTTGATACTTTGTTACGAAGTTTGCCAAAAGAAAAACATCCTTTTTCTTATGCTGAAGGAAAATGGACTTTGAAGGAATTAATTCAGCATATTATAGATACAGAACGTATTTTTTGTTACAGAGCACTTTGTTTTGCAAGAAACGATGCCACTTCTTTACTAGGTTTCGACCAAGATGTTTTTGTAAAATATGGCAATGCAAACCAATTAGATTATTTCGATTTATTAGATGAAATGGCTATTTTAAGAAAATCTACCATACAATTGTACAAAAATTTTTCTAAAGAAGCTTTGTTAAGAAAAGGAATAGCCTCTGGAAACGAAATATCTGTAAGAGCTTTAGGTTATTTATTTTCTGGCCATCAATTACATCATTTTAATATAATTAAAGAGCGTTATTTATAA
- a CDS encoding arginine decarboxylase, with amino-acid sequence MNTKYADLVDQTFYFPQEEFKTENNKLFWHGINLMELIEEYGSPLKFTYLPKISENINRAKGWFKNSFEKQNYKGKYFYSYCTKSSHFKHVLNEALKNDIHIETSSAFDIDIVKSLKKEGKIKDNTFVICNGFKRDQYVKNIGELIQSGHKNCIPIIDNYEELPLIQKETKKKFKVGIRIASEEEPKFEFYTSRLGIGYKNIVSFYEREIANNKQVTLKMLHFFINTGIKDNAYYWNELMKCLNVYINLKKVCPTLDSLNIGGGFPIKNSLAFDFDYQYMIDEITNQIKQACDEAGVEVPNIFTEFGSFTVGESGAAIYKVLYQKKQNDRERWNMINSSFITTLPDSWAINKRFIMLPINKWNTKYERVLLGGLTCDSDDYYNSEQHVNGIYLPVYEKEKPLYIGFFNTGAYQETIGGFGGLQHCLIPTPKHLLIDKDENGNITTKVFKEQQKSNELLSILGY; translated from the coding sequence GTGAACACAAAATACGCAGACTTAGTAGATCAAACATTCTACTTTCCACAAGAAGAATTTAAAACAGAAAACAATAAATTATTTTGGCATGGTATTAATTTAATGGAATTGATAGAAGAATACGGTTCTCCATTAAAATTTACCTATTTACCCAAAATATCAGAAAATATAAACAGAGCAAAAGGCTGGTTTAAAAATAGCTTTGAAAAACAAAACTACAAAGGAAAATACTTTTATAGCTATTGTACAAAAAGTTCTCATTTTAAACATGTTTTAAATGAAGCTCTAAAAAACGATATTCATATAGAAACTTCATCGGCTTTTGATATAGATATTGTAAAAAGTTTAAAAAAAGAAGGCAAGATAAAAGACAATACTTTTGTAATTTGTAACGGATTTAAAAGAGACCAATATGTAAAAAATATTGGCGAATTAATTCAATCGGGTCACAAAAACTGTATTCCAATTATCGATAATTATGAAGAATTGCCATTAATACAAAAAGAAACAAAAAAGAAGTTTAAAGTTGGCATTCGAATTGCTTCAGAAGAAGAACCAAAATTCGAATTTTATACGTCAAGATTAGGTATTGGTTATAAAAATATTGTTTCTTTTTACGAGCGTGAAATAGCTAATAATAAGCAAGTAACTTTAAAAATGTTGCACTTTTTTATCAATACAGGTATTAAAGACAACGCTTATTATTGGAACGAATTAATGAAATGTTTAAACGTGTACATCAACCTAAAAAAGGTGTGTCCAACTTTAGATAGCTTAAATATTGGTGGTGGTTTTCCTATTAAAAATTCCTTGGCTTTCGATTTCGATTACCAATATATGATTGATGAAATTACCAATCAAATAAAACAAGCTTGTGACGAAGCAGGAGTAGAAGTACCAAACATATTTACAGAATTTGGTAGCTTTACAGTTGGAGAATCTGGAGCCGCTATTTATAAAGTTTTATATCAAAAAAAGCAAAACGATAGAGAACGTTGGAATATGATAAACTCTTCATTTATAACAACTTTACCAGATTCTTGGGCCATTAATAAACGTTTTATTATGTTGCCAATTAATAAATGGAACACAAAATACGAACGTGTTTTATTGGGTGGTTTAACTTGCGATAGCGACGATTATTACAACTCAGAACAACATGTAAACGGAATTTATTTACCTGTTTACGAAAAAGAAAAACCTTTGTATATTGGTTTTTTTAATACAGGAGCGTACCAAGAAACCATTGGTGGGTTTGGCGGTTTGCAACACTGCTTAATTCCCACTCCAAAACATTTATTAATAGACAAAGACGAAAACGGAAACATTACCACAAAAGTTTTTAAAGAACAACAAAAAAGCAACGAATTATTATCAATTTTAGGATATTAA
- the hisS gene encoding histidine--tRNA ligase, translating to MKPSIPKGTRDFSPTEVANRTYIINTIKTAFETFGFQPIETPSFENSSTLMGKYGEEGDRLIFKILNSGDFLAKADDKLIEEKDSLKLTSQISEKALRYDLTVPFARYVVQHQNEITFPFKRYQIQPVWRADRPQKGRFREFFQCDADVVGSQSLWQEVEFIQLYDTVFSKLGLEGTTIKINNRKILSGIAEVIGAQDKLIDFTVALDKLDKIGQEKVEAEMISKGISENAIEKVQALFDFSGSNINKLTSLEKMLQTSEEGKKGVGELRFVINSMAELGLKSANLEVDVTLARGLNYYTGAIFEVAAPKGVKMGSIGGGGRYDDLTGIFGLNGVSGVGISFGLDRIYLVLEELGLFKTVDLPKPKVLFVNFGENEALYCMKAIAELRKHHVKSELYPDATKMKKQMNYANKREIEFVVLVGSQEIEKQEFTLKNMVSGTQSKCALNELVNQLKA from the coding sequence ATGAAACCAAGCATTCCCAAAGGAACCAGAGATTTTTCGCCAACAGAAGTTGCCAATCGTACGTACATCATAAATACGATAAAAACGGCTTTTGAAACTTTTGGATTTCAACCTATTGAAACTCCGAGTTTTGAAAACTCATCCACTTTAATGGGAAAATATGGTGAAGAAGGAGATAGGCTTATTTTTAAAATTTTGAATTCTGGAGATTTTTTAGCTAAAGCTGATGATAAATTGATCGAAGAAAAAGACAGCTTAAAGTTAACCTCACAAATCTCCGAAAAAGCACTTCGTTACGACTTAACAGTACCTTTTGCAAGATACGTGGTACAACATCAAAACGAAATTACATTTCCTTTTAAAAGATATCAAATACAGCCAGTTTGGCGAGCAGACAGGCCACAAAAAGGACGTTTTAGAGAGTTTTTTCAGTGTGATGCAGATGTTGTGGGGAGCCAATCTTTATGGCAAGAAGTAGAATTTATTCAATTATATGATACCGTTTTTAGTAAGTTAGGTTTAGAAGGAACGACTATCAAAATCAACAATCGAAAAATACTGTCTGGAATTGCAGAAGTAATTGGTGCTCAAGATAAATTAATCGATTTTACAGTGGCTTTAGATAAGTTAGATAAAATTGGTCAAGAAAAAGTAGAAGCAGAAATGATTTCTAAAGGAATTTCGGAAAATGCCATTGAAAAAGTACAAGCTTTGTTCGATTTTTCGGGTTCTAACATCAACAAGTTAACTTCTTTAGAAAAGATGTTGCAAACTTCAGAAGAAGGAAAAAAAGGAGTAGGCGAATTGCGATTTGTTATCAATTCGATGGCTGAATTAGGTTTAAAATCTGCAAATTTAGAAGTAGATGTTACCTTGGCAAGAGGTTTAAACTATTATACAGGCGCCATTTTTGAAGTTGCTGCACCCAAAGGAGTAAAAATGGGTTCTATTGGTGGTGGTGGAAGATATGACGATTTAACAGGTATCTTTGGTTTAAATGGTGTTTCTGGGGTTGGAATTTCTTTTGGATTAGACAGAATTTATTTGGTTTTAGAAGAATTAGGGCTGTTTAAAACGGTCGATTTGCCAAAACCAAAAGTACTGTTTGTTAATTTTGGAGAAAATGAAGCGTTGTATTGTATGAAAGCTATTGCCGAGTTGAGAAAACATCATGTAAAATCAGAATTATATCCAGATGCCACAAAAATGAAGAAGCAAATGAACTACGCTAACAAACGCGAAATTGAATTTGTAGTTCTTGTAGGTTCTCAAGAAATTGAAAAACAAGAATTTACATTAAAAAATATGGTTTCAGGAACGCAAAGTAAATGCGCTTTAAACGAATTGGTAAATCAATTAAAAGCATAA
- the speB gene encoding agmatinase, translating into MKTNNTYAGIPNEFGNLSTSKIVIIPVPYDGTSTWQKGADKGPKAFLEASENMELYDIETDSEVYKEGVFLAEAVTENSSPEAMVEAVHQITKKYINRNKFVTIFGGEHSISIGTIRAFNECFSDLTVLHIDAHADLRKEYEGSSCNHACAVYEANQNTNLVQVGIRSMDISEKRNMNLDKVFFAHDMIVNEDWMEDVIDQLSTNVFITFDLDALDPSIMPSTGTPEPGGLFYYETLDFLKQVFEQKNVVGFDMVELCPNENEKSSDFLAAKLFYKMLSYKFASNDDTYDVGEDISNNNPFSKLSKFKNDEDDF; encoded by the coding sequence ATGAAAACAAACAATACTTATGCAGGCATTCCAAACGAGTTTGGAAACCTGTCAACATCAAAAATAGTAATTATTCCAGTTCCTTATGATGGAACAAGTACTTGGCAAAAAGGAGCAGACAAAGGACCAAAAGCCTTTTTAGAAGCTTCAGAAAATATGGAATTGTACGATATAGAAACAGATTCGGAAGTGTATAAAGAAGGTGTTTTCTTAGCAGAAGCCGTTACAGAAAATTCATCTCCAGAAGCAATGGTAGAAGCTGTACATCAAATAACAAAAAAATACATTAACAGAAATAAATTTGTAACTATTTTTGGTGGCGAGCACTCCATTTCTATTGGAACCATTAGAGCTTTTAACGAATGTTTTAGCGATTTAACCGTTTTACATATAGATGCTCATGCAGATTTACGTAAAGAATACGAAGGTTCTTCTTGCAACCATGCCTGTGCAGTTTACGAAGCAAACCAAAACACAAATTTGGTGCAAGTTGGCATCAGAAGTATGGATATTTCAGAAAAAAGAAACATGAATTTAGACAAAGTTTTCTTTGCACACGACATGATTGTAAACGAAGACTGGATGGAAGATGTTATCGACCAATTAAGCACAAATGTGTTTATTACATTCGATTTAGATGCTTTAGACCCATCTATAATGCCCTCTACTGGAACTCCAGAACCTGGAGGATTGTTTTATTATGAAACATTAGATTTCTTAAAACAAGTTTTCGAACAAAAGAATGTTGTTGGTTTTGATATGGTTGAACTATGCCCGAATGAAAATGAAAAATCATCAGACTTTTTAGCAGCAAAATTATTCTATAAAATGTTAAGTTATAAATTTGCTTCTAACGACGATACGTATGATGTAGGGGAAGACATTTCAAACAACAATCCATTTAGTAAATTATCGAAATTTAAAAACGATGAAGACGATTTTTAA
- the ytxJ gene encoding bacillithiol system redox-active protein YtxJ, with amino-acid sequence MGVFNNLFGGKSNKEAKPEKKSYLNWSPLTSLEQLKTIKKESETESVLIFKHSTRCGISSMVIKQFEKLFLEQHQNLKVYYLDLLNYRNISDEVGYSFQVMHQSPQLIVVKNGVCIYNASHYQITQTDLSRFI; translated from the coding sequence ATGGGCGTATTTAACAATCTATTTGGTGGGAAAAGTAATAAAGAAGCAAAACCAGAAAAAAAATCATATTTAAACTGGTCTCCATTAACTTCATTAGAACAATTAAAAACTATTAAAAAAGAATCTGAAACAGAATCTGTACTTATTTTTAAACACTCTACAAGATGTGGAATTAGCAGTATGGTAATAAAACAATTCGAAAAGTTGTTTTTAGAACAACATCAAAATTTAAAAGTGTATTATTTAGATTTGTTAAATTACAGAAATATTTCAGATGAAGTAGGCTACAGCTTCCAAGTAATGCACCAATCTCCACAATTAATTGTTGTTAAAAATGGGGTTTGTATATACAATGCTTCTCATTACCAAATCACACAAACAGACTTATCGAGATTTATCTAG
- the folE gene encoding GTP cyclohydrolase I FolE: protein MFELNSKMNDERIEEIGENHVATSAKTPLRADAFAISDEEKINRIQESVKDILHTLGMDLEDDSIQGTPKRVAKAFVNELFMGLNPANMPSASTFDNNYNYGEMLVEKNIVVYSTCEHHLLPIIGRAHVAYISNGKVIGLSKMNRIVEYFAKRPQVQERLTMQVVQAMQEALGTEDVACVIDAKHLCVNSRGIKDIESSTVTSEFGGKFKEKETKKEFLQYLQMDTHF, encoded by the coding sequence ATGTTTGAACTGAACAGCAAAATGAATGACGAAAGAATTGAAGAAATAGGAGAAAACCACGTAGCAACTTCTGCAAAAACGCCATTAAGAGCAGATGCTTTTGCTATTTCTGACGAAGAAAAAATAAATAGAATCCAAGAAAGCGTAAAAGATATTTTGCATACTTTAGGAATGGATTTAGAAGACGATAGTATTCAAGGAACCCCAAAAAGAGTTGCCAAAGCTTTTGTAAACGAGCTTTTTATGGGGTTGAATCCTGCAAATATGCCATCTGCCTCTACGTTTGATAATAATTACAATTATGGCGAAATGTTGGTAGAAAAAAATATTGTGGTGTATTCTACTTGCGAGCATCATTTATTGCCAATTATAGGTAGAGCCCATGTGGCTTATATTTCGAATGGAAAAGTAATAGGGCTTTCTAAAATGAACAGAATTGTAGAGTATTTTGCCAAAAGACCACAAGTTCAAGAACGTTTAACCATGCAAGTTGTGCAAGCAATGCAAGAAGCTTTAGGAACAGAAGATGTTGCTTGTGTTATCGATGCAAAACATTTGTGTGTCAATTCAAGAGGTATAAAAGATATCGAAAGCTCTACAGTAACTTCAGAATTTGGTGGAAAGTTTAAAGAAAAAGAAACAAAAAAAGAATTTTTACAGTATTTGCAAATGGATACGCATTTCTAA
- a CDS encoding bifunctional GNAT family N-acetyltransferase/carbon-nitrogen hydrolase family protein gives MKIENIENIELQYLTIKDYQALKQAMIEVYATMQSTYWEEPQIQSLIDKFPEGQVVIKVNGELAGCALSLRVDYDKFDDHHTYQDITGNFTFSTHSNFGNVLYGIDVFIKPEYRGLRLGRRLYDYRKELCEKLNLRGIAFGGRIPNYHKYSEQISPKEYIEKVKRKEIHDPVLNFQISNDFHPSKVMKGYIEGDVESNDYAVLLEWDNVYYKKETAKAAIKKKVVRLGLIQWQMRLYKDLEELMEQAEYFVDAVSAYRADFALFPEFFNAPLMADNNHLPESQAIRELAKYTPVVVQKFSELAISYNINIITGSFPELKDGMLYNVGYLCKRDGATERYEKLHVTPDEAKVWGMQGGNELKTFDTDCGKIGVLICYDSEFPELSRILAEEGMDILFIPFLTDTQNGYSRVRHCAQARAIENECYVAIAGSVGNLPKVNNMDIQFAQSMVFTPCDFSFPANGIKAEATTNTEMILIADVDLDLLKDLNQFGSVRNLKDRRTDIYQVNKLQKKE, from the coding sequence ATGAAAATCGAAAACATAGAAAATATAGAATTACAATATTTAACAATTAAAGATTATCAAGCGTTAAAACAAGCAATGATAGAGGTGTATGCTACCATGCAAAGCACCTATTGGGAAGAACCCCAAATACAATCTTTAATAGATAAATTTCCTGAAGGTCAGGTAGTTATTAAAGTTAATGGAGAGCTTGCTGGCTGTGCATTGTCTTTAAGAGTCGATTACGATAAGTTCGACGACCATCACACATACCAAGACATTACCGGTAATTTTACCTTTAGTACACACAGTAATTTTGGCAATGTTTTGTACGGAATAGATGTTTTTATAAAACCAGAATACAGAGGATTGCGCTTAGGAAGAAGATTGTACGATTATCGAAAAGAATTGTGCGAAAAACTAAATTTAAGAGGCATTGCATTTGGTGGAAGAATTCCGAATTATCATAAATATTCCGAACAAATTTCCCCAAAAGAATATATAGAAAAGGTAAAGCGTAAAGAAATTCACGATCCTGTTTTAAACTTTCAAATCTCCAACGATTTTCATCCTTCAAAAGTAATGAAAGGCTATATAGAAGGAGATGTAGAATCTAACGATTATGCAGTTTTATTGGAGTGGGACAATGTGTATTACAAAAAGGAAACTGCAAAAGCGGCCATTAAAAAGAAAGTAGTTCGTTTAGGTCTTATTCAGTGGCAAATGCGTTTGTACAAAGATTTAGAAGAACTAATGGAACAAGCAGAGTATTTTGTAGATGCAGTTTCTGCGTACAGAGCAGACTTTGCACTGTTTCCCGAGTTTTTTAACGCGCCTTTAATGGCAGATAATAACCATTTACCAGAATCGCAAGCCATTAGAGAATTGGCAAAATATACACCAGTAGTTGTTCAAAAATTTTCTGAATTGGCCATTTCATACAACATTAATATCATTACAGGAAGTTTTCCAGAATTAAAAGACGGAATGTTATACAATGTAGGGTATTTATGTAAAAGAGATGGAGCCACAGAAAGGTACGAAAAACTGCATGTAACTCCAGATGAAGCAAAAGTTTGGGGTATGCAAGGTGGAAATGAATTAAAAACATTTGATACAGATTGTGGCAAAATAGGAGTGTTAATTTGTTACGATTCAGAATTTCCAGAATTAAGTAGAATTTTGGCAGAAGAAGGCATGGATATTTTGTTTATTCCGTTTTTAACAGATACCCAAAATGGATATTCTAGAGTAAGACATTGTGCACAAGCAAGAGCCATAGAAAACGAGTGTTATGTAGCGATTGCTGGTAGTGTTGGAAATTTACCAAAAGTAAATAATATGGACATTCAGTTTGCACAATCGATGGTTTTTACACCTTGCGATTTTTCATTTCCTGCAAACGGAATTAAAGCGGAAGCAACCACAAATACAGAAATGATTTTAATTGCGGATGTAGATTTAGATTTGCTAAAAGATTTGAATCAATTTGGAAGTGTACGAAATTTAAAAGACAGAAGAACAGATATTTATCAGGTAAATAAACTTCAGAAAAAAGAATAA